The Gammaproteobacteria bacterium genome window below encodes:
- a CDS encoding helix-turn-helix transcriptional regulator: MKNRLKVLRAERNWRQEDLARQLDVSRQSVNAIETGKYDPSLPLAFRIAEVFALPIEQIFVRDQDDESAKTVAQ, encoded by the coding sequence TTGAAGAACCGGCTCAAGGTCCTGCGCGCTGAGCGCAACTGGAGGCAAGAGGATCTGGCCCGGCAGCTGGACGTCTCTCGTCAAAGCGTAAACGCAATTGAAACGGGCAAGTACGATCCGTCCTTACCACTCGCGTTCCGCATTGCCGAAGTTTTCGCCTTGCCGATCGAGCAGATCTTTGTGCGCGACCAGGATGACGAATCCGCAAAAACGGTGGCCCAATGA
- a CDS encoding DUF819 family protein, with protein sequence MNTPLIESPAGVMTVLIAVVGFWFWLEKATRWKVFNYLPPLIFIYATPVFLSNLGLIPFKNGAYDFLRTYGLPLFIVLMLIKVDVVGAVRIMGKGVFVMLIGSIGVVLGGVVAYTLGQLLTTPDGFVLKFPLPEDSWKAFGTLSGSWIGGTGNMTAAHAALDGTGEHMTMAAAADQLVYLVWLPILLGSKAFAERFNRWARVSPDRIAMMDQAAAELDHSEDAPTMTSLLYLALLALAITWVSMALSDKLPPVYLAGAQVISASTWLILLVTTFALVASTTPARSLPAAHPIAMAIIYVYVARIGATMDLSNASLESIGAFALMAYVWIFIHGAFVLAAAWFFRVDVHTLAIASAANIGGAASAPIVAAHHRESLVPASILMAMIGYALGNYLAILTGRLGQVLG encoded by the coding sequence ATGAATACACCGCTCATTGAATCGCCGGCCGGCGTGATGACCGTGCTGATCGCCGTGGTCGGATTCTGGTTCTGGCTGGAGAAGGCCACGCGATGGAAAGTGTTCAACTACCTGCCGCCGCTGATATTCATCTATGCAACACCGGTTTTCCTGTCGAACCTGGGCCTGATCCCGTTCAAGAACGGTGCGTACGACTTCCTGCGTACCTACGGGCTGCCGTTGTTTATTGTGCTGATGCTGATAAAGGTCGACGTCGTCGGCGCGGTGCGCATCATGGGCAAGGGCGTGTTCGTCATGCTGATTGGCAGCATCGGCGTCGTGCTCGGCGGGGTGGTGGCGTACACGCTTGGCCAGCTGCTGACCACGCCGGACGGCTTTGTCCTGAAGTTCCCGTTACCCGAGGACAGCTGGAAGGCTTTCGGCACGCTGTCGGGCAGCTGGATCGGAGGTACCGGCAACATGACAGCAGCGCATGCTGCACTGGACGGTACCGGCGAGCACATGACAATGGCCGCTGCCGCAGACCAGCTGGTGTACCTGGTGTGGCTGCCGATACTGCTCGGTTCGAAAGCCTTTGCCGAGCGCTTTAATCGCTGGGCCCGCGTGTCGCCTGATCGCATTGCCATGATGGACCAGGCTGCTGCGGAGCTGGACCACAGCGAGGATGCGCCCACCATGACCTCGCTGCTTTACCTGGCACTGCTGGCGCTGGCCATTACCTGGGTATCGATGGCGCTGTCAGACAAGCTGCCGCCCGTTTACCTTGCCGGCGCACAGGTGATCAGCGCCAGCACCTGGCTGATCCTGCTGGTGACCACATTCGCCCTTGTGGCATCGACTACGCCGGCGCGCTCGCTGCCGGCTGCACACCCGATCGCCATGGCAATAATCTATGTGTACGTCGCGCGTATCGGTGCAACGATGGACCTGAGCAACGCCAGTCTCGAATCCATCGGTGCCTTTGCCCTGATGGCCTACGTGTGGATTTTTATTCACGGCGCATTCGTGCTGGCGGCCGCCTGGTTTTTCCGTGTCGACGTGCACACATTGGCGATTGCTTCGGCCGCCAACATTGGTGGTGCCGCGTCTGCACCGATTGTCGCGGCACATCACCGCGAATCGCTGGTGCCCGCATCCATACTGATGGCGATGATCGGTTACGCACTGGGCAATTACCTGGCGATACTCACCGGCAGGCTGGGGCAGGTATTGGGCTGA
- a CDS encoding redoxin domain-containing protein, with translation MSSNLLKSIFISVYAAYIFAGALTALLALQRGFDLAWSGAALAHLPMAVLFSRLLLLKNLPRSHRWLPTTTALTATGAVIAAYGFFANNSVAGVMGIVALVGYLIYLLWYSQFSRSPAGALQPGRKLPDFSAVDSTGDSFSPADLAGRPAVLLFFRGNWCPLCMAQVREIAASYRQLAERDIEVVLISSQSPEKTARLARRFDAPMRFVVDRNNAIARQLGIAWQHALPFGMQLLGYRSESVLPTAIVIDSAGRIVLADQTDNYRIRPEPATFIAALEESVG, from the coding sequence ATGAGCTCGAACCTGCTCAAGTCGATTTTTATCAGCGTCTATGCCGCCTATATATTTGCCGGTGCGCTGACGGCTTTGCTGGCGTTACAGCGCGGTTTTGACCTTGCCTGGTCGGGCGCGGCCCTCGCCCACCTGCCGATGGCGGTGCTTTTTTCGCGCCTGCTGCTGCTGAAAAACCTGCCACGCTCACATCGCTGGCTGCCAACGACAACTGCGCTCACCGCCACTGGGGCGGTTATCGCCGCCTACGGATTCTTCGCGAACAACAGCGTCGCCGGGGTGATGGGCATCGTCGCGCTGGTCGGTTACCTGATTTACCTGTTGTGGTATTCACAGTTCAGCCGATCGCCGGCCGGCGCCTTGCAACCAGGCCGAAAACTGCCTGACTTCAGCGCTGTCGACAGCACTGGCGACAGCTTCAGCCCGGCAGACCTGGCCGGCAGGCCCGCGGTGCTGCTGTTTTTTCGCGGCAACTGGTGCCCGCTGTGTATGGCGCAGGTCAGGGAAATTGCCGCCAGCTATCGGCAGCTTGCCGAGCGCGACATCGAAGTTGTGCTGATCAGCTCGCAGTCGCCCGAAAAAACAGCCCGGCTGGCGCGGCGCTTTGATGCGCCCATGCGTTTTGTCGTAGACCGCAATAACGCCATCGCGCGCCAGCTGGGGATTGCATGGCAGCACGCCCTGCCCTTTGGCATGCAGCTGCTTGGTTACCGCTCGGAAAGCGTTTTGCCTACTGCCATCGTTATCGACAGCGCTGGCCGCATTGTGCTTGCGGACCAGACCGACAACTACCGGATACGACCCGAGCCCGCGACATTCATCGCCGCCCTGGAAGAATCAGTCGGGTAG
- a CDS encoding class I SAM-dependent methyltransferase, which produces MNRTLLALCAALLMIAASHAAHHRGDTHAIQATLTRLAVGQHRSAANVARNQFRHPVETLMFFGIRPDMTVVEVSPGGGGWYTEILAPFLRESGAYYAGSYDPESEREYYRRNAVRYQEKLAAHPEHYDRVKVTVFAPPGHVDPAPAGSADLVLTFRNTHNWLRSEGAAEAAFAGFHRMLKPGGVLGVVQHRARPGTPLDAAKGYITEAKVVGLAEAAGFRLAAKSEINANPKDTADHPEGVWTLPPSLRLKDVDREKYMAIGESDRMTLRFVRE; this is translated from the coding sequence CTGAATAGAACACTACTGGCACTGTGCGCCGCACTACTGATGATTGCTGCTTCGCATGCGGCCCACCATCGCGGCGACACGCACGCGATCCAGGCCACCCTGACACGACTGGCTGTTGGCCAGCATCGTTCTGCCGCCAATGTGGCGCGCAATCAGTTCCGGCACCCGGTAGAGACGCTGATGTTCTTTGGTATACGTCCGGACATGACCGTTGTGGAGGTATCGCCGGGCGGTGGCGGCTGGTACACGGAAATATTGGCGCCGTTTCTGCGCGAGTCAGGTGCATACTACGCCGGCAGCTACGATCCCGAGTCGGAGCGCGAGTATTACCGTCGCAATGCAGTGCGGTACCAGGAGAAGCTGGCTGCGCACCCGGAGCATTACGATCGGGTCAAGGTGACAGTCTTTGCACCGCCCGGGCATGTCGATCCGGCACCGGCAGGGTCAGCTGACCTGGTCCTTACGTTTCGCAACACGCACAACTGGCTACGCAGCGAAGGGGCTGCAGAAGCAGCCTTCGCCGGGTTTCATCGGATGCTCAAGCCCGGTGGGGTGTTGGGAGTGGTGCAGCATCGCGCCAGACCGGGTACGCCGCTGGATGCCGCAAAAGGCTATATCACCGAGGCGAAGGTAGTCGGCCTGGCGGAAGCCGCCGGGTTTCGCCTGGCAGCAAAAAGCGAAATAAACGCCAACCCGAAGGACACCGCAGATCACCCCGAGGGCGTCTGGACGCTGCCGCCGTCATTGCGGCTGAAAGATGTGGATCGCGAAAAGTACATGGCTATCGGCGAAAGCGACCGGATGACGCTCAGGTTCGTACGCGAATGA
- a CDS encoding elongation factor G, producing MSKYTSQQIRNIVLAGHAGAGKTLLAESLLEAAGAIPSKGELSRGTTVCDFDPKEKELGHSLETSLCHFDHDNIHVNLIDTPGYPDFLGRSIAVLPAAETVAVVVNAQSGVELSTQRIMEAAAGYGMCRMVIINRIDAPDADLHGVLRQVREVFGNECLPLNLPAGGGSKVADCFFEMSEEETDFASVAAAHTEMIDQVVEVDEKLMEIYLEQGEELSLEQLHDPFEQALRSGHLVPICFTSAETGVGVKQLLNVFEKLMPNPMEGNPPHFLKGEGSEAVPVDVAPDPDKHALAHVFKVTVDPFVGKLGIFRIHQGTITPNTQLYIGDARKPFKVAHLLALQGKEHVEVSRGIPGDIRAVAKIDEIEFDSVLHDSHDEDNYHLEPAAAPPPMYGLAIEPTRRGDEQKISEALHKLAAEDPTLVIEHNAVANETVLRGMGELHLRIVMERMKERYNVEIETHPPSIPYRETIRTSAEGHHRHKKQTGGAGQFGEVFLRIEPLARDEGFEFKNKVVGGSIPSQFIPAVEKGVRQVLAEGAVAGFPLQDIRVTVYDGKHHPVDSKEVAFVAAGKKAFTGAVSKAKPVLLEPIVNIEILAPSDSMGDIAGDLSARRGRISGNTVRPSGEVAIAGQVPLAELNDYQSRLKSITGGEGSYTMNFSHYDPVPPQTQKDLQSAFQPGNDD from the coding sequence GTGAGCAAATACACCTCGCAGCAAATTCGCAACATTGTGCTCGCCGGCCATGCCGGCGCCGGAAAAACCCTGCTGGCCGAATCGTTGCTGGAAGCAGCCGGTGCCATCCCCAGCAAAGGTGAACTCAGTCGCGGCACTACGGTGTGCGACTTTGACCCGAAGGAAAAAGAACTCGGTCACTCGCTGGAAACTTCACTGTGTCACTTTGACCACGATAATATCCACGTAAACCTGATCGACACGCCGGGTTACCCCGATTTCCTCGGCCGCTCAATCGCAGTACTGCCGGCCGCCGAGACCGTCGCAGTTGTGGTCAACGCGCAGTCGGGCGTGGAGCTTTCGACACAGCGCATCATGGAGGCAGCCGCAGGATACGGTATGTGCCGCATGGTGATTATCAACCGGATCGACGCGCCCGATGCCGACCTGCACGGCGTATTGCGACAGGTGAGAGAAGTATTCGGCAATGAATGCCTGCCGCTGAACCTGCCGGCTGGCGGTGGCTCCAAAGTTGCCGACTGCTTTTTCGAGATGTCAGAGGAAGAAACCGACTTCGCCTCGGTGGCGGCCGCTCATACCGAGATGATCGACCAGGTTGTCGAGGTCGACGAAAAACTGATGGAGATCTACCTGGAACAGGGCGAAGAACTGAGTCTGGAGCAGCTGCACGATCCCTTCGAGCAGGCGCTGCGTTCGGGACACCTGGTGCCGATCTGTTTTACTTCGGCCGAGACCGGTGTCGGCGTGAAGCAACTGCTGAATGTTTTTGAAAAGTTGATGCCAAACCCGATGGAAGGCAATCCACCGCATTTTCTCAAGGGCGAAGGCAGCGAAGCCGTTCCCGTCGATGTTGCGCCTGACCCCGACAAGCACGCGCTGGCGCACGTGTTCAAGGTAACCGTCGACCCGTTTGTCGGCAAGCTCGGCATCTTCCGTATCCACCAGGGCACGATCACACCAAATACACAGCTGTACATCGGCGATGCCCGCAAGCCGTTCAAGGTGGCGCATCTGCTGGCGCTGCAGGGCAAGGAGCACGTAGAAGTATCACGTGGCATCCCCGGCGACATACGCGCCGTAGCCAAGATTGACGAGATCGAATTCGATTCGGTGCTGCACGATTCGCACGACGAAGATAATTACCACCTCGAACCAGCTGCAGCGCCACCGCCGATGTATGGCCTGGCCATCGAGCCGACACGCCGTGGTGACGAACAGAAGATTTCCGAAGCGCTGCACAAGCTGGCGGCGGAAGACCCGACCCTGGTAATCGAGCACAACGCCGTGGCAAACGAGACTGTGCTGCGCGGTATGGGAGAGCTGCATCTGCGCATCGTGATGGAGCGCATGAAGGAGCGCTACAACGTTGAGATAGAGACTCACCCCCCGAGCATTCCGTACCGCGAGACCATTCGCACCAGTGCGGAAGGGCATCACCGTCACAAGAAACAGACCGGCGGTGCCGGCCAGTTTGGTGAAGTCTTCCTGCGCATAGAGCCGCTCGCACGCGATGAGGGCTTTGAGTTCAAGAACAAGGTCGTAGGCGGCTCGATACCATCACAGTTTATTCCGGCGGTTGAAAAAGGGGTCCGCCAGGTGCTTGCGGAAGGGGCGGTCGCCGGTTTTCCGCTGCAGGATATCCGGGTCACCGTTTACGACGGCAAACACCACCCGGTCGATTCCAAGGAAGTCGCTTTTGTAGCAGCCGGCAAAAAGGCCTTTACCGGGGCGGTCAGCAAGGCCAAACCGGTTTTGCTTGAACCCATCGTTAATATCGAGATCCTGGCCCCGAGCGATTCCATGGGCGATATCGCCGGTGACCTGTCAGCGCGTCGTGGCCGCATCAGCGGCAACACCGTGCGGCCGAGTGGCGAAGTGGCTATTGCCGGTCAGGTACCGCTGGCTGAACTGAACGATTACCAGTCGCGGCTGAAATCCATCACGGGCGGCGAAGGCTCCTACACGATGAACTTCAGTCACTACGACCCGGTACCGCCACAAACGCAGAAAGATCTGCAGTCGGCATTTCAGCCCGGCAACGACGACTGA
- a CDS encoding aldo/keto reductase family protein → MKYRRLGSSDLQVSEIALGSWLTYGAGIEADTARACVSQAFDCGINFIDTANVYAQGAAESFLGDVLKAYPRSDYVLATKLYFPMSDTDRGLSAQQIHKQIDASLQRLQTDYVDLYQCHRYDEDTPLDETMQALTEVVAAGKARYIGFSEWRPQQIQAALDIPDVTRFVSSQPQYSMLWRDPEAEVMPLCAANGISQIVWSPLAQGVLTGKYRPGSPPPQDSRAANDSMNEFIGWLTKESVLEGVQRLRPIAKELDLSMAQLALAWVLQQDNVASAIIGASRPQQVIDNAGAAGVSLGDDVLRRIDSALAG, encoded by the coding sequence ATGAAATATCGCCGTCTTGGCAGCAGCGACCTGCAGGTGTCCGAAATCGCGCTGGGCTCCTGGCTCACTTACGGTGCCGGAATCGAAGCCGACACGGCACGTGCCTGTGTCAGCCAGGCTTTCGACTGCGGCATCAACTTCATTGACACAGCCAATGTGTACGCGCAGGGTGCCGCCGAGTCTTTCCTGGGCGACGTACTAAAAGCTTACCCGCGCAGCGACTATGTGCTGGCAACCAAACTGTACTTTCCGATGTCGGACACCGATCGCGGCTTGTCTGCGCAGCAGATACACAAGCAAATCGATGCCTCCCTGCAACGCCTGCAAACCGACTACGTCGACCTGTACCAGTGTCACCGCTACGACGAGGACACGCCGCTGGACGAGACCATGCAGGCGCTGACCGAAGTCGTTGCGGCAGGCAAGGCGCGCTATATCGGCTTCAGCGAATGGCGACCGCAACAGATACAGGCGGCGCTCGATATCCCTGACGTGACGCGCTTTGTATCGAGCCAGCCGCAGTACTCAATGCTGTGGCGCGATCCCGAGGCGGAAGTCATGCCGCTGTGTGCAGCGAACGGTATCAGCCAGATCGTCTGGTCACCGCTGGCCCAGGGTGTACTGACGGGAAAATACCGGCCCGGATCTCCGCCGCCGCAGGATTCGCGCGCGGCCAACGACAGCATGAACGAGTTTATTGGCTGGCTCACCAAAGAAAGTGTACTCGAAGGCGTGCAGCGTCTCAGGCCCATTGCAAAGGAACTCGATCTTTCCATGGCACAGCTGGCGCTGGCATGGGTGCTGCAGCAGGACAACGTCGCGTCCGCAATTATCGGCGCCAGCCGGCCACAGCAGGTAATCGACAATGCCGGCGCCGCCGGTGTCAGCCTCGGTGATGATGTTCTGAGGCGAATTGACTCAGCACTTGCTGGCTGA